Proteins from one Variovorax sp. PBL-E5 genomic window:
- a CDS encoding type II secretion system protein GspD, whose protein sequence is MSKRLLIAAAVATLISGCATPFATQQQAKDITDARAAAAVKDFVKQGASGSVREITEPLNDFRRTEAPAKRGDVYVKAASTPFAPLVSELSKKLGYSVAYGEGVDPMRKVTVDFNGSFSEDAIRTTAFLAGYAAVFDRDNRTLYIAENATYNFRLPSAVFKSLQAQYNVGGDPANSSASTSGGSGGSGGGGSAGGTSLKAEFTIAGKEGTDGKALIKFMSDMAGKNAEVLVTDQGVVSVKGNAQALRRMSDFIKNFARDAMTQVEIEASVIEVSLTKDFSLGIQWGRVLNGASRGMFAGGSSDLASAAVKAAGGDMSSLIGSAASAAAQGSLGGYRTTASSAAIINSLMQFTDVNIVSQPKLVSLNNNPATYFDGTQIPYLGSVQQTNNTTTGGSAGAPTVSGSVSFAIDGVSFSAVPSVVNKSSVQITLLPVLSSVGSFSNFLNGTLTAPTQSNKQTYMRVVAESGKTLILGGIRYNKDVKDTSIASTTGQKSTSKEVVILLRANVIPPTDNDIIMSESL, encoded by the coding sequence ATGTCGAAACGACTTCTCATCGCTGCTGCAGTTGCCACCCTCATCTCGGGCTGCGCAACGCCCTTCGCTACGCAGCAGCAGGCCAAGGACATCACGGACGCACGCGCTGCCGCCGCCGTGAAGGACTTCGTGAAGCAGGGGGCCAGCGGAAGCGTGCGCGAAATCACCGAGCCGCTGAACGATTTCCGTCGCACGGAAGCCCCTGCCAAGCGTGGCGACGTCTACGTGAAGGCGGCCAGCACGCCGTTCGCGCCTCTGGTGAGCGAGCTGTCGAAGAAGCTCGGCTACTCCGTCGCCTACGGCGAGGGCGTCGACCCCATGCGCAAGGTGACCGTGGACTTCAACGGCTCCTTCAGCGAAGACGCCATCCGCACCACCGCGTTCCTTGCGGGTTACGCCGCAGTCTTCGACCGCGACAACCGTACGCTGTACATCGCGGAGAACGCCACCTACAACTTCCGCCTTCCTTCGGCCGTCTTCAAGAGCCTGCAGGCCCAGTACAACGTGGGCGGTGACCCCGCGAATTCCTCCGCCTCGACGAGCGGTGGCTCGGGCGGCAGCGGCGGTGGCGGCAGCGCCGGCGGAACTTCGCTGAAGGCCGAATTCACCATCGCCGGCAAGGAAGGAACCGACGGCAAGGCGCTGATTAAGTTCATGTCCGACATGGCCGGCAAGAATGCCGAGGTGCTGGTGACGGACCAGGGCGTGGTGTCCGTGAAGGGCAACGCCCAGGCGCTACGCCGCATGAGCGACTTCATCAAGAACTTCGCGCGCGACGCCATGACCCAGGTGGAAATCGAAGCCTCGGTCATCGAGGTCTCACTCACCAAGGACTTCAGCCTCGGCATCCAGTGGGGCCGCGTGCTGAACGGCGCCAGCCGCGGCATGTTTGCCGGGGGCAGCTCCGACCTCGCCTCCGCTGCGGTCAAGGCCGCCGGCGGCGACATGAGCTCGCTCATTGGCTCCGCCGCGTCGGCCGCAGCCCAGGGAAGCCTCGGCGGCTACCGCACGACCGCCAGCTCGGCTGCCATCATCAATTCGCTGATGCAGTTCACCGATGTCAACATCGTGTCGCAGCCGAAGCTCGTGTCGCTGAACAACAACCCGGCGACGTACTTCGACGGTACGCAGATTCCTTACTTGGGCAGCGTCCAGCAGACGAACAACACCACGACGGGCGGCTCCGCCGGCGCGCCGACGGTGTCTGGCTCCGTCTCGTTCGCCATCGACGGCGTGAGCTTCTCGGCGGTGCCTTCGGTCGTGAACAAGAGCTCGGTGCAAATCACCTTGCTGCCGGTGCTGTCGTCGGTCGGTTCGTTTTCGAACTTCCTGAACGGCACGCTGACGGCCCCGACGCAGTCAAACAAGCAGACCTACATGCGCGTTGTGGCCGAAAGCGGCAAGACGCTGATTCTGGGCGGTATTCGCTACAACAAGGACGTGAAGGACACGAGCATCGCGTCTACGACCGGCCAGAAGAGCACCTCGAAGGAGGTCGTCATCCTGCTGCGCGCCAACGTGATTCCTCCGACCGACAACGACATCATCATGAGCGAATCGCTCTAA
- a CDS encoding GspE/PulE family protein: MAKPSPFDFLSGSRSKTSVLSPARPAHAASRPREPEHVVPPASSREEAPARTVLSAEPVVVNTAQVLPLPALETGRAVALRPQHAPRTDEIFSKKSLEKILLGMGVKQSHVDIALNRASETKESLAQIMRDFGFLTGERVAEAVSLQTGFEYFGAEKVDDIKAEDLAGLELTDFKKFVPVGRRPDGTLMVAVPDADTVNAALNSFYQESRAEVVVASEHTIQNVYLKFFANTAEAFDLAVKEYTEKSALSRRQDEDDSTLGLIRTIYFSLLRHACYSGASDLYLYQSEHVGIVRLKVNGVGQIFRTIDISMYKRLLTKMVQDNTKAEELRLRPKETVVEFTDEDKKEHHDIASRFGFRLELAQSRGINSAVIRILDKNSAATDLSRLPFDDQTRKALSRVSRTATGFFLVTGPTGSGKTTSLYALLKDIDAVERSIQSIENPIEYKHGLWLQFEVRKDASNEGDEYNVWLKALLRNAPDVILVGEVRDKEVASICMDAANTGHLVFATLHTNSAVSALARLKALQVDSNLLGASLLGILAQRLVQTLCDACAVPDDTVETHELLADASYLGNMAKNPRRAGRGCPHCNFTGFRGRRMVYELLEMSPAVRELVEQGATPTAVARAGLPESKSMWACGLGLVAQGITSREELERVANKSV, translated from the coding sequence ATGGCAAAACCCTCTCCCTTCGACTTCCTCTCCGGCTCGCGCAGCAAGACGTCCGTACTCTCCCCCGCCAGGCCGGCGCACGCCGCCTCGCGCCCCCGGGAGCCCGAGCACGTCGTGCCTCCGGCCTCGTCGCGCGAGGAGGCTCCCGCGCGCACGGTTCTCTCCGCTGAACCCGTGGTCGTGAACACCGCACAAGTGCTGCCCCTACCGGCGCTCGAGACTGGCCGTGCGGTGGCATTGCGCCCCCAACATGCGCCACGCACGGACGAAATCTTCTCCAAGAAGTCGCTGGAGAAGATTCTGCTGGGCATGGGTGTCAAGCAGTCGCACGTCGACATCGCGCTCAACCGCGCGAGCGAAACCAAGGAGTCCCTAGCGCAAATCATGCGCGACTTCGGCTTTCTCACCGGGGAGCGCGTGGCCGAGGCCGTGAGCCTGCAGACAGGCTTCGAGTACTTCGGTGCCGAGAAGGTCGACGACATCAAGGCAGAGGACCTCGCTGGCCTCGAATTGACGGACTTCAAGAAGTTCGTCCCGGTCGGTCGCCGGCCGGACGGTACGCTGATGGTCGCTGTCCCCGACGCCGACACTGTCAACGCTGCACTGAACTCCTTCTACCAGGAGTCTCGCGCAGAGGTGGTGGTGGCCAGCGAGCACACCATCCAGAACGTCTATCTGAAGTTCTTCGCAAACACGGCTGAGGCCTTCGACCTGGCGGTCAAGGAGTACACAGAGAAGAGCGCCCTCTCGCGGCGTCAGGACGAAGACGACTCGACCCTTGGGTTGATTCGCACCATCTACTTCTCGTTGCTGCGCCATGCGTGCTATTCCGGTGCCTCCGACCTCTACCTGTACCAGTCGGAACACGTGGGCATCGTGCGCCTGAAGGTGAACGGTGTCGGCCAAATATTTCGCACCATCGACATCTCGATGTACAAGCGGTTGCTGACCAAGATGGTCCAGGACAACACCAAGGCGGAAGAGCTGCGGCTGCGTCCGAAGGAAACCGTCGTCGAGTTCACCGACGAGGACAAGAAGGAACACCACGACATCGCATCGCGCTTCGGCTTCCGCCTGGAGCTTGCCCAGTCCCGCGGCATCAACAGTGCCGTCATCCGGATTCTTGACAAGAACTCCGCCGCCACGGACCTGTCTCGGCTGCCCTTCGACGACCAAACCCGCAAGGCGCTGTCTCGCGTGTCCCGCACAGCCACAGGATTCTTCCTGGTGACGGGCCCGACCGGCTCAGGGAAGACCACCTCCCTCTACGCGCTGCTAAAGGACATCGATGCCGTCGAGCGCAGCATCCAGTCCATCGAAAACCCAATTGAGTACAAGCACGGGCTCTGGCTGCAATTCGAAGTGCGCAAGGACGCATCGAACGAAGGGGACGAGTACAACGTCTGGCTCAAGGCGCTCCTTCGGAACGCGCCCGACGTGATTCTGGTGGGCGAAGTCCGGGACAAGGAAGTCGCATCCATCTGTATGGATGCGGCCAATACTGGCCACTTGGTGTTCGCCACGCTGCACACGAACAGCGCGGTGTCGGCTCTGGCGCGCCTGAAGGCACTGCAGGTCGACTCGAATCTGCTGGGCGCCTCCTTGCTGGGCATCCTGGCGCAGCGGCTGGTCCAGACGCTGTGCGACGCCTGCGCCGTGCCCGACGACACGGTCGAAACGCACGAACTGCTGGCAGACGCGAGCTACCTCGGGAACATGGCGAAGAATCCTCGCCGCGCCGGCCGGGGCTGCCCTCACTGCAACTTCACCGGATTCCGTGGGCGCCGGATGGTCTATGAGCTTCTCGAAATGTCCCCAGCGGTGCGTGAGCTGGTAGAGCAGGGCGCAACGCCCACCGCTGTGGCGCGGGCGGGCCTTCCTGAGAGCAAGTCGATGTGGGCCTGCGGCCTGGGGCTCGTTGCCCAGGGCATCACCAGTCGCGAGGAACTCGAACGCGTTGCCAACAAGAGCGTTTAA
- a CDS encoding type II secretion system F family protein, translated as MERAYNYTAKNGRGMVLNGMVHAASKPLAYARLKRAGFKPLRVTLNAGGTIKGVFSKEFDTQELARFYITLGRRIQNGKSLGDGLESAIDYVSDPRLRQAVMIMRQAMIDGQSEHQAMLAAGFPRRDCLSIKSTAEAGKAATSFISLGEEIQRTDAIRRSVSSTFRIPKVMAVFMVLFIWAAIVFMAPMTLTFLKQTGLRLSFSPFIANYFEFVKLFNGGLPRHTTTTVISSCLYFGAFAGIAYFLRSQTFKDMLDRIESLRTLSVKSDHAALWNSFVLLYDAAIPAKEAAVIVGDSAKRLDSKRAFHKMGKLIDAGRPLDDAVTNAGFPPVVMNGIKAAVSSGSIVQGMTEMAKNLEEDVRVMTDLLQENVKLLSVLFVGLGLLLVFVMTYYPMMASVMSNL; from the coding sequence ATGGAACGCGCATACAACTACACGGCTAAGAACGGGCGGGGGATGGTCCTCAACGGGATGGTGCACGCAGCCAGCAAGCCGCTCGCTTACGCTCGTCTCAAGCGGGCTGGCTTCAAGCCACTGCGCGTGACGCTCAACGCTGGAGGCACCATCAAGGGCGTCTTCAGCAAAGAGTTCGACACCCAGGAGCTTGCCCGCTTCTACATCACGCTGGGCCGCCGCATCCAGAACGGCAAATCGTTGGGCGATGGCCTTGAGTCGGCCATCGACTATGTGAGCGACCCGCGCCTGCGTCAGGCCGTGATGATTATGCGGCAGGCGATGATTGACGGTCAGTCCGAGCACCAGGCAATGCTGGCCGCCGGGTTTCCCCGCCGGGATTGCCTTTCCATCAAGTCGACCGCCGAGGCGGGCAAGGCGGCCACGTCCTTCATCTCGCTAGGCGAGGAAATCCAGCGCACGGATGCCATCCGTCGCTCGGTGAGCTCGACGTTCCGCATCCCGAAGGTGATGGCGGTCTTCATGGTTCTCTTCATCTGGGCTGCCATCGTATTCATGGCCCCGATGACGTTGACCTTCCTGAAGCAGACCGGACTGCGGTTGAGCTTCTCGCCCTTCATCGCCAACTACTTTGAATTCGTGAAGTTGTTCAATGGTGGGCTGCCCCGACACACGACCACGACGGTTATCTCGTCGTGCTTGTACTTCGGCGCCTTCGCAGGCATCGCATACTTCCTGAGGTCGCAGACCTTCAAGGACATGCTCGACCGCATCGAGTCGCTGCGTACGCTATCCGTGAAGTCGGACCACGCCGCACTTTGGAACAGCTTCGTGCTGCTCTATGACGCGGCGATTCCTGCGAAAGAGGCGGCGGTCATCGTTGGCGACTCGGCAAAGCGTCTGGACTCCAAGCGCGCCTTTCACAAGATGGGCAAGCTCATCGACGCGGGCCGGCCGCTGGACGACGCCGTGACCAATGCGGGGTTCCCGCCGGTCGTCATGAACGGTATCAAGGCCGCAGTGTCCTCGGGCTCCATCGTGCAGGGCATGACAGAGATGGCCAAGAACCTCGAGGAAGACGTTCGAGTGATGACCGACCTGCTGCAAGAAAACGTCAAGTTGCTGTCGGTGTTGTTCGTCGGCTTGGGCCTGCTGCTGGTCTTTGTGATGACCTACTATCCCATGATGGCCTCGGTAATGTCGAACCTATAA